CATTGGCGTGGATCCGACGGTGGTCCAGCTGATTGCCCGTCAGGTTGCAGACGTAGCCCGGGAAACCGGGGTGCAGATCGCGTTGGTGATCGGCGGCGGCAACTACTTCCGGGGCAAGGAACTCTCCGAGGCCGGCATGGACCGCGGCCGCGCGGACTACATGGGCATGCTCGGCACCGTGATGAATTGCCTGGCCATGCAGGACTTCATTGAGAAGCAGGGCGTGGAGACGCGGGTGCAGACCGCGATCACCATGGGCCAGGTCGCCGAGCCGTACATCCCGCGCCGCGCGGTGCGCCACCTGGAGAAGGGCCGCATCGTGATCTTCGGTGCCGGTTTGGGCCAGCCTTTCTTCTCCACCGACACCACCGCTGC
The DNA window shown above is from Sporichthyaceae bacterium and carries:
- the pyrH gene encoding UMP kinase — protein: MLKLSGEVLAGPKGIGVDPTVVQLIARQVADVARETGVQIALVIGGGNYFRGKELSEAGMDRGRADYMGMLGTVMNCLAMQDFIEKQGVETRVQTAITMGQVAEPYIPRRAVRHLEKGRIVIFGAGLGQPFFSTDTTAAQRALEVGAQAVLMGKQGVDGVYDADPKTNPNAVRFDSLTYSEFLARGLKVADATAISLCRDNALPIVVFDLLTEGNIGRAVRGEKIGTVIGAEI